A window from Salvia miltiorrhiza cultivar Shanhuang (shh) chromosome 2, IMPLAD_Smil_shh, whole genome shotgun sequence encodes these proteins:
- the LOC131010786 gene encoding protein DCL homolog, chloroplastic-like: MAAPLLRALPLLRGVQRSYHLSLISGPTPRRPLCTSASESTGGDGDNSSSLAQIFQSTDIKDRPHYPKWDDPDFRKWKVKEAEIFEDIEPIVCFTKEILHSNRYMDGERLTPKDEKIVIDKLLAHHPHSEDKIGCGLDSIMVDRHPQFTRSRCLFVVRTDGGWIDFSYQKCLRAYIRDKYPSYAERFIKEYFKRGSS; this comes from the exons ATGGCTGCTCCGCTGCTCAGAGCTCTGCCTCTCCTCCGAGGCGTCCAGCGGAGctatcatctctctctcattaGTGGGCCGACGCCTCGCCGCCCGCTTTGCACCTCCGCCTCTGAGTCTACCGGTGGCGACGGTGATAACTCATCCTCTTTGGCTCAAATTTTTCAATCAACCGACATAAAAGACCGCCCTCATTATCCTAAATGGGACGACCCGGATTTCCGAAAATGGAAAGTCAAAGAAGCAGAAATATTTGAAGATATCGAGCCCATTGTTTGCTTCACCAAAGAAATACTTCACTCGAATAG GTATATGGATGGAGAACGCCTCACCCCAAAAGATGAGAAAATTGTGATCGATAAGCTTCTTGCGCATCATCCTCATTCTGAAGATAAGATTGGTTGCGGACTTGATTCAATTATG GTTGACAGGCATCCCCAATTCACACGTTCAAGGTGCCTCTTTGTCGTAAGAACTGATGGCGGATGGATCGACTTCTCCTACCAGAAGTGTCTCCGAGCCTACATCCGCGACAAGTACCCCTCCTATGCTGAAAGATTCATAAAAGAGTATTTTAAACGCGGCAGCAGCTGA